One genomic segment of Rubripirellula tenax includes these proteins:
- a CDS encoding EVE domain-containing protein translates to MKTEPTTFSIDDLETSEEQTTSWEGVRNYQARNTLRDEIQVGDRVLFYHSACKEPAVVGTATVVRSGYPDIHAFDRRHKYFDPKSDPAKPTWYMVDIQLEQKLDTPVTLKAMRGQAKLEGMVLLQKGSRLSVQPVKKKEFDTVLKMAAV, encoded by the coding sequence ATGAAAACCGAACCCACAACGTTTTCGATCGATGACTTAGAAACATCCGAAGAACAAACCACATCGTGGGAGGGCGTTCGGAACTACCAAGCCCGCAACACACTTCGCGACGAAATTCAGGTCGGTGACCGCGTCCTCTTCTACCACTCGGCCTGTAAAGAACCAGCCGTCGTTGGCACGGCGACCGTCGTGCGCAGCGGCTATCCCGACATCCACGCTTTCGACCGACGACACAAGTATTTCGATCCTAAGAGCGATCCCGCGAAGCCGACGTGGTACATGGTCGATATCCAACTAGAACAAAAACTCGACACGCCGGTCACACTAAAGGCGATGCGAGGCCAGGCAAAGCTAGAGGGCATGGTGCTGTTGCAAAAGGGCAGCCGTTTGAGCGTCCAACCGGTTAAAAAAAAGGAATTCGACACCGTGCTGAAAATGGCGGCAGTGTAA
- a CDS encoding D-hexose-6-phosphate mutarotase, whose translation MKLEDLNQRFGIAEVKFVAGQGGLIKAVVTSDQCEGEIYIHGAHVTHFQPTNQKPVLWMSEQSVFEAEKAIRGGVPICFPWFGPLAGHPKAPGHGWARTRSWDVVKTSLREGNVVELVMRTEIEDFALAYTVRFGEVLSLELHVTLSPQAAATVTYEEAMHTYLTVSDIHSVSIRGLEPAGYIDKVDGGTTKMETGSAIRFDGECDRVYLETTSTTRLTDPGMKRIITISKSHSHNTVVWNPWVDKSARMPDFGDNEWQGMVCIETANIGKRSIELKPGKSHTMTATIAVDQLD comes from the coding sequence ATGAAGTTAGAAGATTTGAATCAACGTTTTGGGATTGCCGAGGTGAAGTTCGTGGCGGGGCAGGGTGGTTTGATCAAAGCCGTTGTGACCTCGGACCAATGCGAAGGTGAAATTTATATTCACGGCGCCCACGTGACGCACTTTCAACCGACGAACCAGAAACCCGTCCTCTGGATGAGCGAGCAATCCGTATTCGAAGCGGAAAAAGCGATTCGCGGCGGTGTGCCGATCTGCTTCCCCTGGTTCGGCCCATTGGCGGGACATCCCAAAGCCCCCGGGCATGGCTGGGCGCGAACACGATCTTGGGACGTCGTGAAGACGTCGCTTCGCGAAGGCAACGTCGTCGAATTGGTGATGAGAACTGAAATCGAAGACTTTGCGTTGGCGTACACAGTGCGTTTCGGTGAAGTGCTCTCGCTGGAACTTCATGTCACGCTGTCACCACAAGCGGCTGCCACGGTGACCTATGAAGAGGCAATGCATACCTATTTGACGGTAAGCGACATTCACTCGGTAAGCATCCGCGGTCTGGAGCCGGCCGGATACATCGACAAGGTCGATGGAGGCACGACCAAAATGGAAACAGGATCCGCCATCCGATTTGACGGTGAATGCGATCGTGTCTATCTGGAAACCACATCAACGACGCGGCTTACCGATCCTGGCATGAAGCGGATCATCACGATCTCAAAATCCCATTCCCACAACACTGTCGTGTGGAACCCTTGGGTCGATAAAAGTGCCCGCATGCCCGATTTTGGCGATAACGAGTGGCAGGGGATGGTTTGCATCGAAACGGCCAACATTGGCAAACGATCGATCGAGCTGAAGCCCGGAAAGTCTCACACGATGACGGCGACGATCGCGGTGGACCAACTGGACTAA